The following nucleotide sequence is from Chloroflexota bacterium.
TCCCGAAGCCTTGAGGCCACGTTTTGTAGCATGCCTGGAGGCATGTCGTTCAACCAGCTATCATCCTGAGGGGACGGCCGTATGCCAGATCTGTCCATATAGGCAAACAGGAACCTGGAAGCCAGTATCTCCTCGATGCGGGCTATCTCATCGCGCTCTCCCGCAGCCACCAGGCCCTTCAACCGCAACACTACCAGGGTCGATGCAGGGTTTTCTTGAGCTTCGATGTCTTTGCGGACGTGTAAGAGATCACCCGGCTCACGGATATCCTTTTCAATGACCTTCCATATCAGGCTTCCTGTTCGAACCGTGGTGATGACGGGCGCTCCCCCGCGTTGGGGTATATCTACCACCAGTACATTGCCACTGTCACGCTCATTGAACCTGGTTGTCTCGTGGGTTCCAGAATAGGCCATCCTCATAGCCCCATCGGGCATGGGATAGGTGGCGGTCGAATGCCAGTGACCCAAAGCAAGATAATCAAGGCCTGCCCGTAGTGCTGCGTCGCGTGGAATCGGGTAATCGGGTTCTTCCTGCAAAACTCCTTCCACAGTGCCGTGTGCCAACCCTATCCGGATGCCACCTGTCTCTTCCGCTGGTATCCATGCCGTCGGATTCTTGCGTGACCGTTTCTCTCGTGCTGGACAGCAATAAAGGACTCCCCCTTGGAGCTCGATAGGTTTTTCCTCAGAGAGAACATGGACGTTTTCGATCGACTTCCACACCGGGTGTTCCCAGACTGAGCCGGGTGTAAGCGGGTCGTGGTTGCCAGGTATCACGTAGATAGGGAGATTGCAGCCGCCAAGGATGTCCGCAACCTTCTGAACCAAAGCGCGCTCTACGCCGTTGTCTTCAAACGTATCCCCAGCTATGAGCATGAAATCTGCGGAATGATCCTGGGCAACCTTCATCACTCTCCTCACAGCGGCAAGGCGTTCCTCCCGTACGCAGGCAGCAGCGCTGCCCAGCTGGGCAGACTTTGCCCCGAGTTGCCAGTCTGCGGTGTGGATGAACTTCATGGTGTGTTTTGCACTCGAATCGTCAGCATTTCGAGTGTACGAGAGGTGCCCATTTCGCCGCAGATAGTATCACACTTTAGGCCACCTTCTTCAAGTCCGGGTATCATTAACAGTATCTCGGTTGGGAAATGGTGGCCACACAGCGTCAATACAGGATCCTCGCACTGATGATAGCAGAGGGGGTCACACCACATGATTTGTCGACTCCATACTTGTGTTGAACCAAGGCCTGGAAAGTTCAATGGCATTGTGTGGCCAGTTTTTGTTTGGAGAGTCAGCTATCTCTCTCACTTTCACTGCTCCCTGGCTTCTTTCTGTAGGCCGATCTTGGGGGAAAGAAGCTGGTGGCTTGTCCCTCCGCAATTCGGGCACAGATAGCCCTCCATCATAGAGACAGGCCCCATTTTGAGAACTTCCTTCAGTCTCAAAAAGTCGACAGTTCGCCTCATGCCGACTGCCGATATTTCTGACGGCTGGGAGATAACAATCACACCTAGCAGACTTGGAAGGTGTTCAAAGAATGAAAAAACATGCAAATCCTATCCCTTCAGATCCAGATGGTCACACGGATTCTGCTGAAAATTGCTGACAAATTGCCGACAGACTGCTTGTCACCCAAAACAACTATACCATTCAACACGCTTTTGGCCCATCCCTTTTGTGGTGGAGACGGAGGGGTTGAACTCGACCTGAAATGTTTGAAAACATGGGTTCACTCTTCACACAGTGATGACGACTTTTCCTCGAGCGTGCCCTGCTTCAAGATACCGGATAGCTTCAGCGACCTCACTGAGCGGGTAACGTCTATCTATAACGGGTTTCACTTTGCCGGCTTCAAGAAGCTCCTTTATAAAAGCCAAATCCTTTTGGTTTGGTTTCGCCGTCAAGAAACCCATTTTCTTGCCTCCGCTGATTGACATCCATGGTCCCAAGAGCAAGGCTTGGAAGATTTGCGAGTTGGAACCTCCGGTCATGACATATTACGTAGAGCACTAAATACTTCTCATTAAGCCATGGCATAACGGACTGAAGGTGCAAGGAAATAACGCTGTACCAAATCTGGTTTACGTTGCCGGCTATGCAAATAAGAACGGATATTTCCAAAATCACCTTCTATGGGAATTATTTAGTGCTCTACGTAATAAGTCCCCTTAGGACTCAGTATCCTTAAGCACGGTGAGATGCGGCGTCGGATTATTGAGGTGAACCCCATCAGTCAGACAGGATAGGACACTTACTAAGAGAGAGTCCTGCCATTCCTACAGTGTTTGCTACCAAGCATTCTACTACATTGGTACAAATAGTTTCCACGGCACCGGCGTATGCTGTACTTCTGCTGCACTTTGCAGGCAGGCGGCTACCGTGGAGTTGTTGCACTTCATGCTGGAAATCCCCTTCCCGCAGGGCTGGTTTCCGCCGGACGCCCCGCAAGCAACCTTGTGCTATCTCGTAAGGCAGAGGCGGGGGTGGCTACTAGGAGCCTGGGTCACGACTGTTTGCGCAAAGCTAGGCTGGGCGCAAGCGAACGGTTGTTTTGTGCCTAACTTATCCGCGTTGTCCGAGTGGTGACCCACCCTCCTAGTGGATTGCGGCCTTCAGCACCATTCCTGTCTCGATTCTCTCCTCCAGCAGTTGCGTGCTCTGAACGTCTCTCCCAGGGACATCGCCTTCGCCTTGACCATGACGCTTGCAATTGGCATAATGAGATAGATAGAACTGCCTGAACTGTCACGCATTGTCCGACAGGATTGTTGCCGGGTCGAGGACTGGAAGGAGCGAGAAGTGCTGTACGGTGGCTGTGACCTGGGAGTCGTGTCTGCCAAAGCAGCCATTATCGACGACAATGGTCCCTTGGCTTTCGAGATACTGCCATACTCAAGCTTTCCTCAGGAGGCAGCTATTGCGGTCATGGAGAAGGCCCTCGGTCGGGCCGGGCTTGCTGGCAAGAGAATGGACCGTTACGTATCCACGGGCTTCGGAGGTAAGGCCGTCCCGCATTCAGATGGTGTGGCACCTGACACAATATGCCTTCAACGCGCCGTCAGGAGGCTCAACCCCAAGGTGAGGACTGTTATCAATGTTGGGGGGCACAGTTTCATGGCCTTCTACATCGACACCACAGGAGGATTGGGTGAATCTGCCATGACGGACTTCTGCACGGCTGGCATGGGGATGCTTCTGGAAGCGATTTCCACGGCGCTGGAGGTGCCGCTGGACGAACTAATTCGGGAGTCAGGATCGCCAGATAGACCTCTATACATTAACAACCAATGCCCCGTATTCGCTGAGAGTGAGGCCATCTCCCTGATCAACGAGGGATATGACAGGGGCGATGTCTTTGCCGGCATCGTCTCTGCCGTGGC
It contains:
- a CDS encoding DNA repair exonuclease; protein product: MKFIHTADWQLGAKSAQLGSAAACVREERLAAVRRVMKVAQDHSADFMLIAGDTFEDNGVERALVQKVADILGGCNLPIYVIPGNHDPLTPGSVWEHPVWKSIENVHVLSEEKPIELQGGVLYCCPAREKRSRKNPTAWIPAEETGGIRIGLAHGTVEGVLQEEPDYPIPRDAALRAGLDYLALGHWHSTATYPMPDGAMRMAYSGTHETTRFNERDSGNVLVVDIPQRGGAPVITTVRTGSLIWKVIEKDIREPGDLLHVRKDIEAQENPASTLVVLRLKGLVAAGERDEIARIEEILASRFLFAYMDRSGIRPSPQDDSWLNDMPPGMLQNVASRLRELSDPQFVGDRPEGALPDVASRALMELYALVTEVRP
- a CDS encoding zinc-binding dehydrogenase; protein product: MTGGSNSQIFQALLLGPWMSISGGKKMGFLTAKPNQKDLAFIKELLEAGKVKPVIDRRYPLSEVAEAIRYLEAGHARGKVVITV
- a CDS encoding acyl-CoA dehydratase activase, with amino-acid sequence MLYGGCDLGVVSAKAAIIDDNGPLAFEILPYSSFPQEAAIAVMEKALGRAGLAGKRMDRYVSTGFGGKAVPHSDGVAPDTICLQRAVRRLNPKVRTVINVGGHSFMAFYIDTTGGLGESAMTDFCTAGMGMLLEAISTALEVPLDELIRESGSPDRPLYINNQCPVFAESEAISLINEGYDRGDVFAGIVSAVATKIAGQVRRLGAVQEVAMVGGVRKNRLVMANLEKNLNLSFADLGGMDPQVVGAYGAALLAREGCSLDSQSLSTTVAERLHREGKP